A single genomic interval of Lathyrus oleraceus cultivar Zhongwan6 chromosome 7, CAAS_Psat_ZW6_1.0, whole genome shotgun sequence harbors:
- the LOC127104401 gene encoding ATP-dependent DNA helicase PIF1 produces MVEDYQTTNNDVESDLTNMLLKDLNELLNLHGKKIEDYDLPSLPPNTIDRGAVPSIIQEELAIDIPNEDIESIAKLNNDQMIAFNNIMNVIVQKHSGVFFVDGPGGTGKTFLYRTLMARLRSRGEIVLATASSGIAATLLPDGRIAHSRFKIPIDIQPSSICGIQKQKDLKNLIRVAATIIWDEAPMTNKNCLKALTRSLQDICSNNAPFGGKVLIMAGGGGGGGDFRQVLPVVRKGTKAQMISACIVQSHLWNHTKILHEFNLNIES; encoded by the coding sequence ATGGTAGAGGATTATCAAACAACTAACAATGATGTGGAATCAGACTTAACTAATATGTTGTTGAAGGACTTGAATGAACTCTTAAATTTGCACGGTAAAAAGATTGAAGATTATGATCTCCCATCTTTACCCCCTAATACAATAGACAGAGGTGCAGTTCCAAGTATCATACAAGAGGAGTTAGCGATCGATATCCCCAATGAAGATATTGAATCTATTGCTAAGTTAAATAATGATCAAATGATTGCATTCAACAACATTATGAATGTAATTGTTCAAAAACACAGTGGGGTATTTTTTGTTGATGGTCCAGGAGGAACAGGTAAAACATTCCTTTATAGAACATTAATGGCAAGATTAAGAAGTAGAGGAGAAATTGTCTTAGCAACTGCATCATCTGGTATAGCTGCAACATTGTTACCCGATGGTAGGATTGCACACTCTCGATTTAAGATACCTATTGATATTCAACCGAGTTCCATTTGTGGTATTCAAAAGCAAAAGGATCTTAAAAATCTCATTAGAGTTGCTGCCACAATAATTTGGGATGAAGCACCAATGACAAACAAAAATTGTTTGAAAGCCTTAACTCGATCATTACAAGACATTTGTAGCAACAATGCTCCATTTGGTGGAAAAGTTCTGATCAtggcgggggggggggggggggggggggattttCGTCAAGTTCTTCCTGTTGTAAGAAAAGGTACTAAGGCACAAATGATTTCAGCATGTATTGTTCAGTCTCATTTATGGAATCATACCAAGATTTTGCATGAATTTAACTTAAATATTGAAAGTTAA
- the LOC127106858 gene encoding uncharacterized protein LOC127106858: protein MPNNLRIIVEFDEFHSPIEEVAGLLAGVCGLVATNSLFFPIGFDKWSDMPEDYFDEQWKTLFEVHEDLAKRYIEASIGKKWKEYRGNIWKDKYNPLLSKSEIIKNRPVDVPLDHWALFVEYRSKPETMDLCKRNQQIRKKQLFSHTCGAKSLARRRHELTIETGKTIGRGLMWNMTHKKKDGSYVNEKAKEIGEKIDTHLNKNPEASYEISSNDVVGKVLGREHPGRVRAMGMGVVPTTAFKHTTTRLSGMDFGSSSGINSSGSSSLVEQRLASVTALLEAVVGYISAKEGGTLPAELAAVLANQTQQASEAGSEPSSPCDIRRSLDASNIHEENHQSPSKDI from the exons ATGCCAAATAATTTACGTATTATTGTGGAGTTTGATGAATTTCATTCACCTATTGAAGAGGTTGCCGGTTTGCTTGCTGGAGTATGTGGATTAGTAGCAACGAATAGTCTCTTTTTTCCTATAGGTTTTGATAAGTGGTCAGACATGCCTGAGGATTATTTTGATGAACAATGGAAAACCCTTTTTGAG GTACATGAAGATTTAGCTAAAAGGTATATTGAGGCTTCGATTGGCAAAAAGTGGAAGGAATATAGGGGTAATATTTGGAAAGATAAATATAACCCACTTTTGAGCAAAAGTGAGATCATCAAAAATAGACCTGTTGACGTTCCTCTGGACCATTGGGCATTATTTGTTGAGTATCGATCAAAACCAGAAACGATG GATCTTTGTAAGAGAAACCAACAAATAAGGAAGAAACAATTGTTTTCTCATACGTGTGGTGCTAAGTCTTTGGCAAGGAGAAGACATGAGCTA aCTATTGAGACTGGTAAGACTATTGGTCGAGGTCTAATGTGGAATATGACTCACAAAAAGAAAGATGGAAGCTATGTGAATGAAAAAGCTAAGGAGATAGGG GAAAAGATTGACACTCATTTAAATAAAAACCCTGAGGCTTCTTATGAAATTTCTTCAAATGATGTTGTTGGAAAGGTATTAGGAAGAGAGCATCCTGGCCGTGTTCGAGCAATGGGCATGGGAGTGGTTCCTACCACTGCTTTTAAACATACCACTACAAGACTTAGTGGTATGGATTTTGGTTCTTCAAGTGGTATTAATTCAAGTGGTAGTTCTTCATTAGTGGAACAAAGACTTGCATCTGTGACTGCTCTATTGGAAGCAGTTGTTGGCTACATTAGTGCGAAAGAAGGTGGTACACTCCCTGCAGAGTTAGCTGCCGTACTTGCAAATCAAACACAACAG GCTTCTGAAGCAGGAAGTGAACCTTCATCACCTTGTGACATAAGAAGATCATTAGATGCAAGCAATATACATGAAGAAAATCATCAAAGTCCTTCAAAGGACATATGA